From the genome of Hymenobacter sp. PAMC 26628, one region includes:
- a CDS encoding tyrosine-type recombinase/integrase, whose amino-acid sequence MTTHTARRTFVTLALEAGVRPEVVMRITGHKSLSAFRRYVNVTEDTMLDEFSRAFA is encoded by the coding sequence GTGACCACGCACACGGCCCGCCGCACGTTCGTGACGCTGGCCCTGGAGGCCGGCGTGCGCCCCGAGGTAGTCATGCGCATCACGGGCCACAAAAGCCTGTCGGCTTTCCGGCGCTACGTCAACGTGACCGAGGACACCATGCTCGACGAGTTTTCCCGCGCTTTTGCCTGA